The DNA window CCTGGCTTCAATGAAAAGGAAGCTCGGTGTAACTGTTGTTCAACCTGAAAATGAGATTTCAGTGGCTGTTATGGCTATTGGCTCAGCTTTTGTCGGAAGAAAAGCAATGATTGGCACCTCAGGAGGTGGTTTTGCCCTGATGCATGAAGCTATAAGTCTTGCCGGAATGACAGAAATGCCTATACTCTGTCTCGAGTCTCAGAGAGGTGCGCCAAGTACAGGATTGCCAACCTACAATGCCCAGGAAGACCTCAAGTTTGTACTACATGCAGGTCATGGCGAGTTTCCCAGAATAATTGCCTCTCCTGGAGATACTGAAGATGCCTACTATTTAGGAGGTGAGCTTTTGAATCTATCATGGAAATATCAGAGCCCGGCTATTCTGCTCACCGATAGATACCTCTCCGAGAACCAGGCCACCTGTGATATTGATGTTGACAGGGTTACTGAAGAATCTCTTCCTCTTTACTCCGGAGACTTCTCAGACTACAGGCGGTACAGTATGACAGAATCAGGTGTCTCTCCTCTCGCTTTTCCACCGGATGCTATAGTAAAGGCAACAGGGAATGAGCATGACGAATATGGCTTCACAATTGACGGTGAGAAGGAAAGCTCTGAAATGTATGCAAAAAGAATGAGGAAAGAAGAGGGCATAAGGGAAGAGGTGAAGAAAATGGATGCTGTAAGAGTCTTTGGCAGCGGAACAAATGTACTCTTCACTTGGGGCTCAACAACAGGTGTTGCTGTAGAGGCGGCATCAGAAATCGGAGATATAAAGGTTGTTCAGATAAGATATCTTTCACCCTTCCCTGACTGGGAGATTGAGAAGCTTGAAATAGACAAAGCTGTAACTGTGGAATGCAATTATACAGGGCAGCTTCGCTCTCTCCTGAAAGAGCATGGAGGTATAAATTCAAAACTGATAGGTAACTGGGGTGGTAGACAGTTTTCAATTGAACAACTTGCAGAAAAACTAAAGGAGGCTTTTGAATGAAGCTCGATACTGATGCAAAAATTGTCTGGTGCCCTG is part of the archaeon BMS3Bbin15 genome and encodes:
- the korA_2 gene encoding 2-oxoglutarate oxidoreductase subunit KorA; its protein translation is MDFSFIISGMAGDGIKSASMIAGKIFSRLGYYVFINNEYQSLIRGGHNFAIVRVSDNKIWGHRRRSELLIALQDYTISPHSDYVDRVIFDSSGFDYPEGEGIPMTDFAKEVGAPAGFRNAAAIGALCYIYDVDIDILNNIYRDAFGDKAEKDILLAEKGYKYASENMKQLEKIQKAGEPKPILDGNQASGLGAVKAGLKNYYAYPMTPSSSLLHFLASMKRKLGVTVVQPENEISVAVMAIGSAFVGRKAMIGTSGGGFALMHEAISLAGMTEMPILCLESQRGAPSTGLPTYNAQEDLKFVLHAGHGEFPRIIASPGDTEDAYYLGGELLNLSWKYQSPAILLTDRYLSENQATCDIDVDRVTEESLPLYSGDFSDYRRYSMTESGVSPLAFPPDAIVKATGNEHDEYGFTIDGEKESSEMYAKRMRKEEGIREEVKKMDAVRVFGSGTNVLFTWGSTTGVAVEAASEIGDIKVVQIRYLSPFPDWEIEKLEIDKAVTVECNYTGQLRSLLKEHGGINSKLIGNWGGRQFSIEQLAEKLKEAFE